A single region of the Pseudomonas sp. B21-023 genome encodes:
- the rsmG gene encoding 16S rRNA (guanine(527)-N(7))-methyltransferase RsmG, producing the protein MSSPVTPQHAEELSTGARQLGVELTAQQHELLLGYLALLIKWNKAYNLTAVRDPDEMVSRHLLDSLSVMPFIHNDTQRWLDVGSGGGMPGIPLAILHPHKQVTVLDSNGKKTRFLTQVKMELKLDNLTVIHSRVEEVQPEQPFCGIVSRAFSSMENFTNWTRHLGDSRTQWLAMKGLHPADELVALPADFTVESEQALTVPGCQGQRHLLILRRKA; encoded by the coding sequence TTGAGTTCCCCGGTCACCCCGCAACATGCCGAAGAGTTGTCCACAGGTGCGCGTCAGCTTGGTGTCGAGCTGACCGCGCAGCAGCACGAACTGCTGCTGGGCTACCTGGCCCTGTTGATCAAATGGAACAAGGCCTACAACCTGACGGCCGTGCGCGATCCCGACGAGATGGTCTCGCGTCACTTGCTCGACAGCCTCAGCGTCATGCCGTTTATCCACAACGACACCCAGCGTTGGCTGGATGTCGGCAGCGGCGGCGGCATGCCGGGCATACCGCTGGCCATCCTGCATCCGCACAAGCAGGTGACGGTGCTCGACAGCAACGGCAAGAAGACGCGCTTCCTCACCCAGGTGAAGATGGAGCTGAAACTGGACAACCTCACGGTTATCCACAGCCGGGTGGAAGAGGTCCAGCCCGAGCAGCCGTTCTGCGGGATCGTCTCCCGGGCCTTCAGCAGCATGGAGAATTTCACCAACTGGACCCGCCACCTGGGTGACAGCCGCACGCAATGGCTTGCAATGAAGGGGCTGCATCCTGCCGATGAACTGGTAGCATTGCCCGCAGACTTCACAGTGGAAAGCGAGCAGGCCCTGACCGTTCCAGGTTGCCAGGGCCAGCGCCATCTGCTGATACTGCGCCGCAAGGCATGA
- a CDS encoding ParB/RepB/Spo0J family partition protein, with the protein MAIKKRGLGRGLDALLSGPSVSALEAQAVKIDQKELQHLPVELIQRGKYQPRRDMDPEALEELAHSIRTHGVMQPIVVRPIGDNRYEIIAGERRWRATQQAGLDTVPAMVREVPDEAAIAMALIENIQREDLNPLEEALALQRLQQEFELTQQQVADAVGKSRVTVANLLRLISLPEAIKTMLAHGDLEMGHARALLGLEENRQEEGARHVVARGLTVRQTEALVRQWLSGKPEPVEASKPDPDITRLEQRLAERLGSAVQIRHGNKGKGQLVIRYNSLDELQGVLAHIR; encoded by the coding sequence ATGGCCATCAAGAAACGCGGTCTCGGACGTGGGTTGGATGCACTGCTCAGTGGTCCTTCCGTCAGCGCGCTCGAAGCGCAGGCTGTCAAGATCGACCAGAAGGAACTGCAACACCTGCCGGTCGAGCTGATCCAGCGCGGCAAGTACCAGCCGCGTCGCGACATGGATCCCGAGGCGCTGGAAGAACTGGCGCACTCGATCCGCACCCATGGCGTCATGCAACCGATCGTGGTTCGCCCGATCGGTGACAACCGCTACGAGATCATCGCCGGTGAGCGCCGCTGGCGCGCCACCCAGCAGGCTGGCCTGGATACCGTTCCGGCCATGGTCCGCGAGGTACCCGACGAAGCCGCCATTGCCATGGCGCTGATCGAGAACATCCAGCGCGAGGACCTCAACCCGCTGGAAGAGGCGCTCGCCCTGCAGCGTCTGCAGCAGGAGTTCGAACTGACCCAGCAGCAGGTGGCCGATGCCGTCGGCAAGTCGCGGGTCACCGTGGCCAACCTGTTGCGCCTGATCTCGCTGCCCGAGGCGATCAAGACCATGCTCGCCCATGGTGACCTGGAGATGGGCCACGCCCGCGCCTTGCTCGGCCTCGAGGAAAATCGGCAGGAAGAAGGGGCGCGTCATGTTGTCGCACGCGGCCTCACCGTGCGCCAGACCGAGGCACTGGTGCGTCAGTGGCTCAGTGGCAAACCTGAGCCGGTCGAGGCGAGCAAACCTGATCCGGATATCACGCGTCTTGAACAGCGTCTGGCAGAGCGCCTGGGCTCGGCGGTACAAATTCGCCATGGCAACAAGGGCAAAGGCCAGTTGGTTATTCGCTACAACTCCCTTGACGAGTTGCAAGGCGTGCTTGCTCACATCCGCTGA
- a CDS encoding ParA family protein: MAKVFAIANQKGGVGKTTTCINLAASLAATKRRVLLIDLDPQGNATMGSGVDKHELEHSVYDLLIGECDLAQAMHYSEHGGYQLLPANRDLTAAEVVLLEMQMKESRLRNALAPIRENYDYILIDCPPSLSMLTLNALVASDGVIIPMQCEYYALEGLSDLVDNIKRIAARLNPELKIEGLLRTMYDPRLSLNNDVSAQLKEHFGEQLYDTVIPRNIRLAEAPSFGMPALAYDKQSRGALAYLALAGELVRRQRRPSRIAQTT, translated from the coding sequence ATGGCTAAGGTATTCGCAATCGCGAACCAGAAGGGTGGTGTGGGCAAGACCACCACCTGCATCAATCTCGCCGCATCGCTGGCCGCGACCAAGCGTCGCGTGCTGCTGATCGACCTCGATCCACAGGGCAACGCCACCATGGGCAGCGGTGTGGATAAGCACGAGCTCGAGCATTCGGTGTACGACCTGCTGATCGGGGAATGCGACCTGGCCCAGGCCATGCACTACTCCGAACACGGTGGTTACCAGCTGTTGCCGGCCAACCGCGACCTGACCGCCGCCGAAGTGGTGCTGCTGGAAATGCAGATGAAGGAGAGCCGTCTGCGCAACGCGTTGGCGCCGATCCGCGAGAACTACGACTACATCCTCATCGACTGCCCGCCGTCGCTGTCGATGCTGACGCTCAATGCGCTGGTCGCCTCCGATGGCGTGATCATCCCCATGCAATGCGAGTACTACGCGCTGGAAGGGTTGAGCGACCTTGTGGATAACATCAAGCGCATCGCCGCCCGGTTGAACCCGGAGCTGAAGATCGAAGGCCTGCTGCGGACCATGTACGACCCGCGTCTGAGCCTGAACAACGATGTTTCGGCGCAGCTCAAGGAGCATTTTGGCGAGCAGCTGTACGATACGGTGATCCCGCGCAACATCCGCCTGGCGGAGGCGCCGAGCTTCGGCATGCCGGCACTGGCCTACGACAAGCAATCCCGCGGCGCGCTCGCCTATCTGGCGCTGGCCGGGGAACTGGTCCGTCGGCAGCGTCGTCCCTCACGCATTGCACAAACAACTTAA
- the atpB gene encoding F0F1 ATP synthase subunit A: protein MAAETASGYIQHHLQNLTYGQLPDGSWGLAHSAAEAKAMGFWAFHLDTLGWSVALGLIFLFIFRMAAKKATSGQPGALQNFVEVLVDFVHGSVKDSFHGRSPVIAPLALTIFVWVFLMNAIDLVPVDWIPQLAILISGDPHIPFRAVSTTDPNATLGMALSVFALIIFYSIKVKGIGGFIGELTLHPFGSKNIFVQILLIPVNFLLEFVTLIAKPISLALRLFGNMYAGELVFILIAVMFGAGILWLSGLGVVLQWAWAVFHILIITLQAFIFMMLTIVYLSMAHEDNH from the coding sequence ATGGCAGCAGAAACCGCTTCGGGCTATATCCAGCACCACTTGCAGAACCTGACCTACGGTCAACTACCAGACGGCAGCTGGGGCTTGGCCCATTCGGCTGCAGAAGCCAAGGCAATGGGCTTCTGGGCGTTCCACCTGGACACCCTGGGTTGGTCCGTTGCGCTGGGTCTGATCTTCCTGTTCATCTTCCGCATGGCGGCTAAGAAGGCCACTTCCGGCCAGCCTGGCGCCCTGCAGAACTTCGTCGAAGTGCTGGTGGACTTCGTCCACGGCAGCGTGAAGGATTCCTTCCACGGCCGCAGCCCGGTGATCGCCCCGCTGGCGCTGACCATCTTCGTCTGGGTATTCCTGATGAACGCCATCGACCTGGTACCGGTCGACTGGATTCCTCAGCTGGCCATCCTGATCTCCGGTGATCCGCACATTCCGTTCCGCGCGGTGTCGACCACCGACCCGAACGCCACCCTGGGCATGGCCCTGAGCGTGTTCGCGCTGATCATCTTCTACAGCATCAAGGTCAAGGGCATCGGCGGCTTCATCGGCGAGCTCACCCTGCACCCGTTCGGTAGCAAGAACATCTTCGTGCAGATCCTGCTGATCCCGGTGAACTTCCTGCTCGAGTTCGTCACCCTGATCGCCAAGCCGATTTCGTTGGCACTGCGTCTGTTCGGCAACATGTACGCCGGCGAGCTGGTGTTCATCCTGATCGCGGTGATGTTCGGCGCCGGCATCCTCTGGCTCAGCGGCCTGGGTGTGGTGCTGCAGTGGGCGTGGGCTGTGTTCCACATCCTGATCATCAC
- a CDS encoding F0F1 ATP synthase subunit I, translated as MEIRTPNRLPFHRWAVFPVLLAQFVVLLLATLVLWQWKGVVSGYSGLCGGLIAWLPNVYFAWKAFRFSGARAAQAIVKSFYAGEAGKMILTAVLFALTFAGVKPLAPLAVFGVFVLTLLVSWFAPLLMNKRLSRP; from the coding sequence ATGGAAATCCGCACGCCAAACCGCCTGCCTTTCCATCGCTGGGCGGTTTTTCCGGTACTGCTGGCTCAATTTGTCGTACTGCTGCTGGCAACGCTGGTGTTGTGGCAGTGGAAAGGGGTAGTCAGTGGATATTCAGGCCTTTGCGGAGGTTTGATTGCCTGGTTGCCCAATGTGTATTTCGCCTGGAAGGCTTTTCGCTTCAGCGGAGCCCGGGCGGCGCAGGCCATCGTCAAGTCGTTTTACGCGGGCGAGGCAGGCAAGATGATTTTGACGGCAGTGCTGTTTGCACTGACCTTTGCAGGAGTGAAGCCATTGGCGCCGTTGGCAGTATTCGGCGTCTTCGTGCTGACCCTTTTGGTCAGCTGGTTCGCGCCCCTGCTGATGAATAAAAGACTTTCGAGACCTTAG